In a genomic window of Vespula vulgaris chromosome 13, iyVesVulg1.1, whole genome shotgun sequence:
- the LOC127068344 gene encoding uncharacterized protein LOC127068344 isoform X10, with translation MKIFIIIIIVIIIINFIIKCISHIFNNKTKTEGTYSLLLFDKMDPSTLPSSSGNASETNNQFWSDEEDMFLFILIKNRCEIVESESSEDTKERLWIEIRECLNNKFKTDRDMNSIKERWEKLKSLAKLDIYTLLSKIKQKSPKKTSYRPSHFNLQIWKLLKPHKRKQDECDDAMEYSAYMLGFEVPQEIDTLLDNLIRISDIVFDPYFASSSSSSSNLSSERSRSLSPPRTATSPRVYRSSRSRSAQPRISSYMTYSDLTQLSDEDNEEGATARIEERRSMLTELRSLMSTDQKSSKSTESLVGNRQRQLPMSELPRTLESDLHDEQPYRPTDRRHSIQESNVRTSRSSREKISPRTTQKFHQSNISSFYPNDKWLNLRESDITREEPAGAADVVERIIPGSALPRAEPPRSGPSRTESTQHGAQSLHQKDRKAKIKESHTRTSDDSREERASLRARWTEPVQQSAAQLRRIGIQESDVRTTDDSIKKRTSHASTMTEPVHQSAAQPFHPSEKRVKIKESDILSGDDRAGKKPTVRWSDPIHRSTESSSHSNITWIQSEENIAMIDDTDEERPTQSQSRTEPTHQSGGAQWFHPSDKWTKLKESQARPRDGGDEERITQTLSKKEPSDRQSVRIFEPSERWIRLRDSFMKQRHSSGSDEGRELRPSSEAPKIKPIVSSAPRPIPFSDKRFKAQESDIRTSDENEIRRAQRARWKEPIQSSGDIRSLYRSERWIRITESDKSTSDDSGEERKTHTIRRNEPLHQSDVPSFYPADKWIKLKDSVTRGEDSSGSGDDAREVRAPSQSRIDSVLHGDRWIRLRESDVMVGDSSGSSDEAREIKAPPKPPRIDPSLHGVKPFHPTDRWIRLKESEVMVGDSSESSDEAREVGASSEPPRIDPALHGVRPFHPTDRWFRLRESNVMVGDSSGSSDEPIREVGASSEPPRIDPALHGVRPFHPTDRWIRLRETDVMVGDSSGSSDEPVGERRPTRIDPALHGVKPFHPTDRWIRLRETDVMVGDSSGSSDEPVREVRALSEPPRTDPYLDVQPLNPNDNWTRYKESVRTGDDNSRERTMPTPPRVETIYQSNDPRHSEAWITIKAPDGTIEAIPMGSADMSEEESPQSNLPTQAHVQPYYPESWLRIRDSVMRERGSPVRIVDSNIEERASAPLPNPPRESWFRVRERTIAETNIRARPADSNIEVRPSVRTLPSQSHVQSYYPIPQARVREPIIMETDIPMRPADSDIQVRPSARTLPSRPYVQPCYSEPQIIVTEPIITETDIPMRPADSDIQVRPSARTLPSRPYVQSYYPEPRARTRESIIMETNNPVRSADSDIEVRPLARTLPSRPHVQPYYPEPRARTRESITRERVPMRTASSEVEIRPPRTLPSRPRVLPHYEESWVGIREPFTRERNIPMRSSVSDPDIRSSSSSLSTPHRVLPAYANRRVVNVREPDRREGLSMRSTGVPTESRSLMRSEADQHDEVAELVLSVKLEELLDKWKLLMKINTFIISKRNR, from the exons atgaaaatatttattattattattattgttattattatcattaattttatcattaaatgtatatctcatatatttaacaataagaCAAAAACAGAAGGAACTTACTCTctg TTATTATTTGACAAAATGGATCCGTCAACGTTACCATCATCATCAGGAAATGCATCAGAAACCAATAATCAGTTTTGGTCGGATGAAGAGGACATGTTTTTATTCATCCTGATAAAGAATCGTTGTGAAATAGTCGAATCTGAATCTAGTGAAGATACGAAGGAACGACTATGGATAGAAATACGAGAATGTTTGAACAATAAATTCAAAACGGATAGAGACATGAACTCTATTAAGGAACGTTGGGAAAAATTGAAGAGTTTGGCGAAACTGGATATTTATACGCTCCTATCGAAG ATCAAACAAAAATCACCAAAGAAAACAAGCTATCGTCCATCCCATTTCAATCTGCAAATTTGGAAATTATTAAAGCCTCATAAAAGGAAGCAAGATGAATGCGACGATGCAATGGAGTATTCCGCTTACATGTTGGGTTTTGAAGTTCCCCAAGAAATAGATACATTATTGGATAATTTGATAAGAATAAGCGATATAGTATTCGATCCATATTTTGccagttcttcttcttcttcttctaatttatCATCAGAAAGAAGTCGTAGTTTAAGCCCGCCAAGAACAGCAACGTCTCCCAGAGTCTATAGATCATCTAGATCTAGATCCGCCCAACCTAGGATTAGTAGTTATATGACGTACAGCGATCTGACACAATTGTCCGACGAGGACAACGAAGAAGGTGCAACTGCgagaatcgaagaaagaagatcaaTGTTAACAGAACTAAGATCGTTAATGTCGACCGATCAAAAATCATCAAAATCGACCGAATCATTGGTAGGAAACAGACAAAGACAATTACCGATGTCCGAATTACCACGAACATTGGAGTCCGATCTACatgatg AACAACCGTATCGTCCCACTGATAGACGGCATAGTATACAAGAATCCAATGTAAGAACGAGCAGAAGTAGTAGAGAAAAGATATCGCCGAGGACAACCCAAAAATTTCATCAAtctaaca tatcATCGTTTTATCCTAACGATAAATGGCTAAATTTACGAGAATCTGATATAACTAGAGAAGAACCTGCAGGAGCGGCCGATGTTGTTGAAAGAATAATACCAGGATCAGCATTACCAAGGGCCGAACCACCAAGGAGCGGACCATCAAGAACCGAATCAACTCAACATGGTg CACAATCCTTACAccagaaagatagaaaggctaaaataaaagaatctcATACAAGAACATCCGATGACAGCAGAGAAGAAAGAGCATCTCTGAGAGCAAGATGGACTGAACCCGTTCAACAATCTgctg CACAACTCAGACGGATAGGAATACAAGAATCTGATGTAAGAACAACAGATGATAgtatcaaaaaaagaacatcACATGCATCAACGATGACCGAACCAGTTCATCAATCTgctg CACAACCGTTTCATCCCAGCGAGAAACgggttaaaataaaagaatctgATATATTATCGGGTGATGATAGAGCAGGGAAAAAACCAACAGTACGTTGGAGTGATCCAATTCATCGATCTactg AATCATCATCTCATTCCAACATTACATGGATTCAATCAGAAGAAAATATAGCAATGATCGATGATACTGACGAAGAAAGGCCAACGCAATCACAATCAAGGACAGAACCAACTCATCAATCTGGTggtg CACAATGGTTTCATCCAAGCGATAAGTGgacgaaattaaaagaatctcAGGCAAGACCGAGGGATGGTGGtgacgaagaaagaataacgCAGACGCTATCAAAGAAAGAACCAAGTGACCGTCAAtctg taCGTATCTTCGAACCCAGCGAAAGATGGATTAGATTAAGAGATTCTTTTATGAAGCAAAGGCACTCTTCTGGATCAGATGAAGGCAGAGAATTAAGACCATCGTCGGAAGCACCGAAGATCAAACCGATCGTATCCAGTgcac cACGACCCATTCCATTCAGCGATAAACGGTTTAAAGCACAAGAATCTGATATAAGAACGAGTGATGAAAACGAAATAAGGCGGGCGCAAAGAGCACGTTGGAAAGAACCAATTCAATCATCTggtgata tacgATCACTTTATCGCAGTGAAAGATGGATTAGAATAACAGAATCTGATAAATCAACGAGCGATGATagtggagaagaaagaaaaacccaCACCATACGGAGGAACGAACCATTACATCAATCtgatg tacCATCGTTCTATCCAGCCGATAAAtggattaaattaaaagattctGTTACAAGAGGAGAAGATTCTTCAGGATCTGGCGATGATGCCAGAGAAGTAAGAGCACCATCGCAATCAAGAATTGATTCAGTCCTGCATggtg ATAGATGGATTAGATTGAGAGAATCAGATGTAATGGTAGGAGATTCTTCAGGATCGAGCGATGAAGCCAGAGAAATAAAAGCACCACCAAAACCACCGAGAATCGATCCATCCCTACATggtg taAAACCGTTTCATCCAACCGATAGATGGATTAGATTGAAAGAATCTGAGGTAATGGTAGGAGATTCTTCAGAATCGAGCGACGAAGCTAGAGAAGTAGGAGCATCATCGGAACCACCGAGAATCGATCCAGCCTTGCATGGTG taagACCGTTTCATCCAACCGATAGATGGTTTAGATTGAGAGAATCTAATGTAATGGTAGGAGATTCTTCAGGATCGAGCGACGAACCTATCAGAGAAGTAGGAGCATCGTCGGAACCACCGAGAATCGATCCAGCCCTGCATggtg taagACCGTTTCATCCAACCGATAGATGGATAAGATTAAGAGAAACTGATGTAATGGTAGGAGATTCTTCAGGATCAAGCGACGAACCTGTCGGAGAAAGAAGACCAACGAGAATAGACCCAGCTCTCCATGGtg taaaacCGTTTCATCCAACCGATAGATGGATTAGATTAAGAGAAACTGATGTAATGGTAGGAGATTCTTCAGGATCGAGTGATGAACCTGTCAGAGAAGTAAGAGCATTATCGGAACCACCGAGAACCGATCCATATTTagatg tACAACCATTAAATCCCAACGATAATTGGACTAGATATAAAGAATCTGTAAGAACGGGTGATGATAATTCCAGAGAAAGAACGATGCCCACCCCACCAAGAGTCGAAACTATTTATCAGTCTAATG ATCCACGCCATTCCGAAGCATGGATTACGATAAAAGCACCTGATGGAACAATAGAAGCAATTCCTATGGGTTCGGCTGATATGTCCGAAGAAGAATCACCACAGAGCAATTTACCAACTCAAGCtcatg tacaACCGTATTATCCGGAGTCATGGCTTAGAATAAGAGATTCTgttatgagagaaagaggaagtcCTGTGAGAATAGTCGATAGTAACATCGAAGAAAGAGCATCAGCACCCTTACCAAACCCACCTcgtg AATCTTGGTttagagtaagagagagaactatAGCAGAAACAAATATTCGTGCAAGACCGGCCGATAGTAACATCGAAGTAAGACCATCAGTAAGGACTTTGCCAAGCCAATCTCATG TACAATCGTATTACCCGATACCACAAGCTAGAGTAAGAGAGCCTATTATAATGGAAACGGATATTCCTATGAGACCGGCCGATAGTGACATCCAAGTAAGACCATCAGCGAGGACTTTGCCAAGCCGACCTTATG TACAACCATGTTACTCGGAACCACAAATTATAGTCACCGAGCCTATTATAACGGAAACAGATATTCCTATGAGACCGGCCGATAGTGATATCCAAGTAAGACCATCAGCAAGGACTTTGCCAAGCCGACCTTATG TACAATCATATTATCCGGAACCTCGGGCTAGAACAAGAGAGTCTATTATAATGGAAACAAACAATCCTGTGAGATCGGCCGATAGTGACATCGAAGTACGGCCATTAGCAAGAACTTTACCAAGCCGACCTCATG TACAACCATATTACCCGGAACCACGGGCTAGAACAAGAGAGTCTATTACGAGGGAAAGAGTTCCTATGAGAACGGCCAGTAGTGAAGTTGAAATAAGACCACCGAGAACCTTACCAAGCCGACCTCgtg taCTACCGCATTACGAGGAATCGTGGGTTGGAATAAGAGAACCTTTTACGAGGGAAAGAAATATTCCTATGAGATCATCCGTAAGTGACCCCGACATAAGATCATCATCGAGCAGCTTGTCAACTCCGCATCgtg tACTACCCGCTTACGCGAACAGACGTGTTGTTAATGTAAGAGAACCTGATAGAAGGGAAGGATTATCTATGAGATCAACTGGTGTTCCCACTGAATCGAGATCGTTAATGAGATCTGAAGCAGACCAACatgatg AGGTGGCAGAGCTGGTGCTATCCGTGAAGCTGGAGGAGCTTTTGGACAAATGGAAATTGCTCATGAAGATCAATACTTTTATAATCAG CAAAAGGAACAGATAA
- the LOC127068344 gene encoding uncharacterized protein LOC127068344 isoform X3, translating into MKIFIIIIIVIIIINFIIKCISHIFNNKTKTEGTYSLLLFDKMDPSTLPSSSGNASETNNQFWSDEEDMFLFILIKNRCEIVESESSEDTKERLWIEIRECLNNKFKTDRDMNSIKERWEKLKSLAKLDIYTLLSKIKQKSPKKTSYRPSHFNLQIWKLLKPHKRKQDECDDAMEYSAYMLGFEVPQEIDTLLDNLIRISDIVFDPYFASSSSSSSNLSSERSRSLSPPRTATSPRVYRSSRSRSAQPRISSYMTYSDLTQLSDEDNEEGATARIEERRSMLTELRSLMSTDQKSSKSTESLVGNRQRQLPMSELPRTLESDLHDEQPYRPTDRRHSIQESNVRTSRSSREKISPRTTQKFHQSNISSFYPNDKWLNLRESDITREEPAGAADVVERIIPGSALPRAEPPRSGPSRTESTQHGAQSLHQKDRKAKIKESHTRTSDDSREERASLRARWTEPVQQSAAQLRRIGIQESDVRTTDDSIKKRTSHASTMTEPVHQSAAQPFHPSEKRVKIKESDILSGDDRAGKKPTVRWSDPIHRSTESSSHSNITWIQSEENIAMIDDTDEERPTQSQSRTEPTHQSGGAQWFHPSDKWTKLKESQARPRDGGDEERITQTLSKKEPSDRQSVRIFEPSERWIRLRDSFMKQRHSSGSDEGRELRPSSEAPKIKPIVSSAPRPIPFSDKRFKAQESDIRTSDENEIRRAQRARWKEPIQSSGDIRSLYRSERWIRITESDKSTSDDSGEERKTHTIRRNEPLHQSDVPSFYPADKWIKLKDSVTRGEDSSGSGDDAREVRAPSQSRIDSVLHGDRWIRLRESDVMVGDSSGSSDEAREIKAPPKPPRIDPSLHGVKPFHPTDRWIRLKESEVMVGDSSESSDEAREVGASSEPPRIDPALHGVRPFHPTDRWFRLRESNVMVGDSSGSSDEPIREVGASSEPPRIDPALHGVRPFHPTDRWIRLRETDVMVGDSSGSSDEPVGERRPTRIDPALHGVKPFHPTDRWIRLRETDVMVGDSSGSSDEPVREVRALSEPPRTDPYLDVQPLNPNDNWTRYKESVRTGDDNSRERTMPTPPRVETIYQSNDPRHSEAWITIKAPDGTIEAIPMGSADMSEEESPQSNLPTQAHVQPYYPESWLRIRDSVMRERGSPVRIVDSNIEERASAPLPNPPRESWFRVRERTIAETNIRARPADSNIEVRPSVRTLPSQSHVQSYYPIPQARVREPIIMETDIPMRPADSDIQVRPSARTLPSRPYVQPCYSEPQIIVTEPIITETDIPMRPADSDIQVRPSARTLPSRPYVQSYYPEPRARTRESIIMETNNPVRSADSDIEVRPLARTLPSRPHVQPYYPEPRARTRESITRERVPMRTASSEVEIRPPRTLPSRPRVLPHYEESWVGIREPFTRERNIPMRSSVSDPDIRSSSSSLSTPHRVLPAYANRRVVNVREPDRREGLSMRSTGVPTESRSLMRSEADQHDVYLSRLRETIIEEEDYYRLSEQYTPEESIRRLQILRIRERELFIRESQYLEEQIRMQRLESNLETAQMRKRIALSEYKLAELKEIMLELNINDPRRGGRAGAIREAGGAFGQMEIAHEDQYFYNQQKEQIRKLREGIRDEIAFHEEQIRRHQEAIERHNARMAEMRTTEH; encoded by the exons atgaaaatatttattattattattattgttattattatcattaattttatcattaaatgtatatctcatatatttaacaataagaCAAAAACAGAAGGAACTTACTCTctg TTATTATTTGACAAAATGGATCCGTCAACGTTACCATCATCATCAGGAAATGCATCAGAAACCAATAATCAGTTTTGGTCGGATGAAGAGGACATGTTTTTATTCATCCTGATAAAGAATCGTTGTGAAATAGTCGAATCTGAATCTAGTGAAGATACGAAGGAACGACTATGGATAGAAATACGAGAATGTTTGAACAATAAATTCAAAACGGATAGAGACATGAACTCTATTAAGGAACGTTGGGAAAAATTGAAGAGTTTGGCGAAACTGGATATTTATACGCTCCTATCGAAG ATCAAACAAAAATCACCAAAGAAAACAAGCTATCGTCCATCCCATTTCAATCTGCAAATTTGGAAATTATTAAAGCCTCATAAAAGGAAGCAAGATGAATGCGACGATGCAATGGAGTATTCCGCTTACATGTTGGGTTTTGAAGTTCCCCAAGAAATAGATACATTATTGGATAATTTGATAAGAATAAGCGATATAGTATTCGATCCATATTTTGccagttcttcttcttcttcttctaatttatCATCAGAAAGAAGTCGTAGTTTAAGCCCGCCAAGAACAGCAACGTCTCCCAGAGTCTATAGATCATCTAGATCTAGATCCGCCCAACCTAGGATTAGTAGTTATATGACGTACAGCGATCTGACACAATTGTCCGACGAGGACAACGAAGAAGGTGCAACTGCgagaatcgaagaaagaagatcaaTGTTAACAGAACTAAGATCGTTAATGTCGACCGATCAAAAATCATCAAAATCGACCGAATCATTGGTAGGAAACAGACAAAGACAATTACCGATGTCCGAATTACCACGAACATTGGAGTCCGATCTACatgatg AACAACCGTATCGTCCCACTGATAGACGGCATAGTATACAAGAATCCAATGTAAGAACGAGCAGAAGTAGTAGAGAAAAGATATCGCCGAGGACAACCCAAAAATTTCATCAAtctaaca tatcATCGTTTTATCCTAACGATAAATGGCTAAATTTACGAGAATCTGATATAACTAGAGAAGAACCTGCAGGAGCGGCCGATGTTGTTGAAAGAATAATACCAGGATCAGCATTACCAAGGGCCGAACCACCAAGGAGCGGACCATCAAGAACCGAATCAACTCAACATGGTg CACAATCCTTACAccagaaagatagaaaggctaaaataaaagaatctcATACAAGAACATCCGATGACAGCAGAGAAGAAAGAGCATCTCTGAGAGCAAGATGGACTGAACCCGTTCAACAATCTgctg CACAACTCAGACGGATAGGAATACAAGAATCTGATGTAAGAACAACAGATGATAgtatcaaaaaaagaacatcACATGCATCAACGATGACCGAACCAGTTCATCAATCTgctg CACAACCGTTTCATCCCAGCGAGAAACgggttaaaataaaagaatctgATATATTATCGGGTGATGATAGAGCAGGGAAAAAACCAACAGTACGTTGGAGTGATCCAATTCATCGATCTactg AATCATCATCTCATTCCAACATTACATGGATTCAATCAGAAGAAAATATAGCAATGATCGATGATACTGACGAAGAAAGGCCAACGCAATCACAATCAAGGACAGAACCAACTCATCAATCTGGTggtg CACAATGGTTTCATCCAAGCGATAAGTGgacgaaattaaaagaatctcAGGCAAGACCGAGGGATGGTGGtgacgaagaaagaataacgCAGACGCTATCAAAGAAAGAACCAAGTGACCGTCAAtctg taCGTATCTTCGAACCCAGCGAAAGATGGATTAGATTAAGAGATTCTTTTATGAAGCAAAGGCACTCTTCTGGATCAGATGAAGGCAGAGAATTAAGACCATCGTCGGAAGCACCGAAGATCAAACCGATCGTATCCAGTgcac cACGACCCATTCCATTCAGCGATAAACGGTTTAAAGCACAAGAATCTGATATAAGAACGAGTGATGAAAACGAAATAAGGCGGGCGCAAAGAGCACGTTGGAAAGAACCAATTCAATCATCTggtgata tacgATCACTTTATCGCAGTGAAAGATGGATTAGAATAACAGAATCTGATAAATCAACGAGCGATGATagtggagaagaaagaaaaacccaCACCATACGGAGGAACGAACCATTACATCAATCtgatg tacCATCGTTCTATCCAGCCGATAAAtggattaaattaaaagattctGTTACAAGAGGAGAAGATTCTTCAGGATCTGGCGATGATGCCAGAGAAGTAAGAGCACCATCGCAATCAAGAATTGATTCAGTCCTGCATggtg ATAGATGGATTAGATTGAGAGAATCAGATGTAATGGTAGGAGATTCTTCAGGATCGAGCGATGAAGCCAGAGAAATAAAAGCACCACCAAAACCACCGAGAATCGATCCATCCCTACATggtg taAAACCGTTTCATCCAACCGATAGATGGATTAGATTGAAAGAATCTGAGGTAATGGTAGGAGATTCTTCAGAATCGAGCGACGAAGCTAGAGAAGTAGGAGCATCATCGGAACCACCGAGAATCGATCCAGCCTTGCATGGTG taagACCGTTTCATCCAACCGATAGATGGTTTAGATTGAGAGAATCTAATGTAATGGTAGGAGATTCTTCAGGATCGAGCGACGAACCTATCAGAGAAGTAGGAGCATCGTCGGAACCACCGAGAATCGATCCAGCCCTGCATggtg taagACCGTTTCATCCAACCGATAGATGGATAAGATTAAGAGAAACTGATGTAATGGTAGGAGATTCTTCAGGATCAAGCGACGAACCTGTCGGAGAAAGAAGACCAACGAGAATAGACCCAGCTCTCCATGGtg taaaacCGTTTCATCCAACCGATAGATGGATTAGATTAAGAGAAACTGATGTAATGGTAGGAGATTCTTCAGGATCGAGTGATGAACCTGTCAGAGAAGTAAGAGCATTATCGGAACCACCGAGAACCGATCCATATTTagatg tACAACCATTAAATCCCAACGATAATTGGACTAGATATAAAGAATCTGTAAGAACGGGTGATGATAATTCCAGAGAAAGAACGATGCCCACCCCACCAAGAGTCGAAACTATTTATCAGTCTAATG ATCCACGCCATTCCGAAGCATGGATTACGATAAAAGCACCTGATGGAACAATAGAAGCAATTCCTATGGGTTCGGCTGATATGTCCGAAGAAGAATCACCACAGAGCAATTTACCAACTCAAGCtcatg tacaACCGTATTATCCGGAGTCATGGCTTAGAATAAGAGATTCTgttatgagagaaagaggaagtcCTGTGAGAATAGTCGATAGTAACATCGAAGAAAGAGCATCAGCACCCTTACCAAACCCACCTcgtg AATCTTGGTttagagtaagagagagaactatAGCAGAAACAAATATTCGTGCAAGACCGGCCGATAGTAACATCGAAGTAAGACCATCAGTAAGGACTTTGCCAAGCCAATCTCATG TACAATCGTATTACCCGATACCACAAGCTAGAGTAAGAGAGCCTATTATAATGGAAACGGATATTCCTATGAGACCGGCCGATAGTGACATCCAAGTAAGACCATCAGCGAGGACTTTGCCAAGCCGACCTTATG TACAACCATGTTACTCGGAACCACAAATTATAGTCACCGAGCCTATTATAACGGAAACAGATATTCCTATGAGACCGGCCGATAGTGATATCCAAGTAAGACCATCAGCAAGGACTTTGCCAAGCCGACCTTATG TACAATCATATTATCCGGAACCTCGGGCTAGAACAAGAGAGTCTATTATAATGGAAACAAACAATCCTGTGAGATCGGCCGATAGTGACATCGAAGTACGGCCATTAGCAAGAACTTTACCAAGCCGACCTCATG TACAACCATATTACCCGGAACCACGGGCTAGAACAAGAGAGTCTATTACGAGGGAAAGAGTTCCTATGAGAACGGCCAGTAGTGAAGTTGAAATAAGACCACCGAGAACCTTACCAAGCCGACCTCgtg taCTACCGCATTACGAGGAATCGTGGGTTGGAATAAGAGAACCTTTTACGAGGGAAAGAAATATTCCTATGAGATCATCCGTAAGTGACCCCGACATAAGATCATCATCGAGCAGCTTGTCAACTCCGCATCgtg tACTACCCGCTTACGCGAACAGACGTGTTGTTAATGTAAGAGAACCTGATAGAAGGGAAGGATTATCTATGAGATCAACTGGTGTTCCCACTGAATCGAGATCGTTAATGAGATCTGAAGCAGACCAACatgatg TATATCTTAGTAGATTAAGGGAAACCAttatagaagaagaggattattatcgtttatcgGAACAATATACACCGGAAGAAAGTATAAGAAGATTACAAATTTTGAGAATCAGGGAAAGAGAACTATTTATCCGAGAAAGTCAATATCTGGAAGAACAAATTCGTATGCAACGATTGGAAAGCAATCTCGAAACGGCACAAATGCGTAAACGAATTGCTTTGAGCGAATATAAATTGGCGGAATTGAAGGAGATAATGCTCGAGTTGAATATAAACGATCCCAGAag AGGTGGCAGAGCTGGTGCTATCCGTGAAGCTGGAGGAGCTTTTGGACAAATGGAAATTGCTCATGAAGATCAATACTTTTATAATCAG CAAAAGGAACAGATAAGAAAATTGAGAGAAGGTATTCGCGACGAAATTGCTTTTCATGAGGAACAGATCCGGCGCCATCAAGAAGCTATAGAACGTCATAACGCGAGGATGGCTGAAATGCGTACTACagaacattaa